A window from Telopea speciosissima isolate NSW1024214 ecotype Mountain lineage chromosome 8, Tspe_v1, whole genome shotgun sequence encodes these proteins:
- the LOC122672889 gene encoding LOB domain-containing protein 27-like isoform X2, translated as MTVKGGTSQACAACKYQRRKCASDCALAPYFPPDKPKMFQNAHRLFGVSNILKILKQLSPSQKNDAMYSINFQAYLREKFPVHGCYGYICQLRFQIDQIQQELLAVQTQLALYRQQHHNHLLSSSSSPPPQHSPSSQLQLGMATSPTTNNSLPFFHHSYNQTFNTGISLDPNNGNNISNNVNAYNTAVYVDSKDNIVNPLWIQNQNPYNNASNTSSNNNSAASVSQAPLLISQMLPSQQELTETPQDYDEIPPFFDTIDDRQSYIDSKEAYDSSSEDSLKGTTQSMSMFRIMN; from the exons ATGACCGTGAAGGGCGGCACCAGCCAAGCCTGTGCTGCGTGCAAGTACCAAAGAAGGAAGTGCGCTTCTGATTGTGCTCTTGCACCATACTTCCCTCCAGACAAGCCCAAGATGTTCCAGAATGCACATAGATTGTTTGGTGTAAGTAATATTCTCAAGATATTGAAGCAACTGAGCCCAAGTCAGAAGAATGATGCCATGTATTCCATCAACTTCCAAGCCTACTTGCGTGAGAAGTTTCCCGTCCATGGTTGTTATGGTTACATCTGTCAACTCAGGTTCCAGATTGATCAGATTCAACAGGAGCTCCTTGCTGTTCAGACCCAGCTTGCCCTGTATCGACAGCAGCACCACAACCAcctcctctcctcctcctcatcacctCCACCACAACATTCCCCTtcttcccaattacaattgggcaTGGCTACCTCACCTACAACAAACAattctctccctttcttccaCCATTCATATAATCAGACTTTCAATACTGGAATTTCTCTTGATCCCAACAATGGAAACAATATTTCTAATAATGTTAATGCTTACAACACAGCTGTTTATGTAGATTCTAAGGATAATATAGTGAACCCTTTATGGATTCAAAATCAGAATCCTTATAACAATGCATCCAACACTAGTAGCAACAATAATTCAGCAGCATCAGTTAGTCAAGCGCCATTGCTCATCTCTCAAATGCTTCCTAGCCAACAAGAACTAACAGAAACTCCACAAGATTATGATGAAATCCCTCCATTTTTCGACACTATTGACGATAGACAATCTTACATTGATTCCAAAGAGGCTTATGATTCCAG CTCGGAGGATTCATTGAAGGGTACGACGCAATCGATGAGTATGTTCAGGATAATGAACTAA
- the LOC122671275 gene encoding LEAF RUST 10 DISEASE-RESISTANCE LOCUS RECEPTOR-LIKE PROTEIN KINASE-like 1.5, translated as MSPPPPWSIISLVAFILLRLLFIDLTTAYTCYSGAAADDTDRSSSSSSCPPFTSSPSFPFASSPGCGHPSFQIRCSSPHSFISINNLSFALLSHEPNSTSLLLSPQPSLITNVTESSCPNSVTTGFFNSIIPDRSINLSGSPFRFSDASCSRLFLLRPCEPLSLPNCSQCPWECEIHNNPVRLLSGCGAKLHNVSEQRCQEDVLGYLRSFLKYGIQMEWDENDDPYFSSCEGCQAQNGVCGFNYSDPRKPFLCFHSQTQFPPPWIHRNNQNRIVLFCTLFMFICLFIVVGVATLIYRFKALESQKSEEDPTTLFLHRHRSANLLPPVFTYGDLEASTNRFDPRNKLGDGGFGSVYIGQLSDGQIVAVKKLHRQQAMAAAASTKAFCNEILILSSIDHPNLVKLHGYCSDPRGLVLVYDYVPNGTLADHLHGSKSLEKKRSLTWQVRVEVALQTAMALEYLHFSVEPAIVHRDITSSNIFVEKDMRIKVGDFGLSRLLVFESLSSKSSGYVWTGPQGTPGYLDPEYHRSFRLTEKSDVYSFGVVLFELISGMKAVDLSRDKREVSLADMVVLKIQVGSLHQVVDPFLLPEGDDAILMGSVEAMAELAFRCVAADKDDRPDARELVTELKRIRNRTRGH; from the coding sequence ATGTCTCCTCCTCCACCTTGGTCGATCATCAGCTTGGTTGCTTTCATCTTATTACGGTTGTTGTTCATCGATCTGACCACAGCGTACACATGTTACTCGGGGGCAGCAGCTGATGATACAGatagatcttcttcttcttcttcctgtccccctttcacttcttctccttcgttcCCTTTCGCTTCCTCTCCCGGTTGCGGCCATCCTTCGTTTCAGATCCGCTGTTCCTCTCCTCACTCCTTTATTTCCATCAACAACTTGTCTTTTGCTCTACTTAGCCACGAACCCAACTCTACCTCTCTCCTACTCTCTCCTCAACCCTCTCTCATCACCAATGTAACTGAATCTTCTTGCCCTAATTCCGTTACAACGGGTTTTTTCAATTCCATCATCCCTGATCGATCTATCAATCTCTCCGGTTCCCCTTTTCGATTCTCCGACGCTTCTTGCTCCCGTCTCTTTTTACTTCGACCCTGCgaacccctctctctccctaatTGTAGCCAATGTCCTTGGGAATGCGAGATACACAACAACCCAGTTCGGCTGCTGTCGGGCTGCGGCGCAAAGCTTCACAATGTCTCAGAGCAGCGTTGTCAGGAAGACGTATTAGGCTACCTTCGTAGTTTCCTCAAGTATGGAATCCAGATGGAGTGGGACGAAAATGACGACCCTTACTTCTCCAGCTGTGAAGGTTGCCAAGCCCAGAACGGGGTTTGCGGTTTCAATTATTCCGACCCTCGGAAGCCATTTCTCTGCTTTCACTCCCAGACGCAGTTCCCGCCGCCATGGattcatcgtaacaaccagaaTCGGATCGTTCTCTTCTGCACCCTTTTCATGTTTATCTGCCTGTTTATTGTGGTAGGGGTGGCGACGTTGATCTATCGCTTCAAAGCGCTGGAATCGCAGAAATCGGAAGAAGATCCCACGACTCTGTTCCTGCATCGTCACAGGTCGGCGAATCTCCTCCCGCCCGTCTTCACCTACGGAGATCTCGAAGCGTCGACGAATCGTTTCGACCCAAGGAACAAACTAGGCGACGGTGGTTTTGGGTCGGTTTACATCGGCCAACTCTCCGATGGGCAGATCGTCGCCGTGAAGAAGCTCCACAGACAACAAGCGATGGCTGCGGCGGCATCGACCAAGGCATTCTGCAACGAGATCTTGATACTGTCATCGATAGACCACCCTAACCTGGTGAAGCTCCACGGGTACTGTAGCGATCCAAGAGGGTTGGTGCTCGTATACGACTACGTGCCAAACGGAACCCTAGCCGACCATCTCCACGGGTCGAAGAGCTTGGAAAAGAAGAGGTCATTGACATGGCAGGTGAGAGTAGAGGTGGCGTTGCAGACAGCGATGGCATTGGAGTACCTTCACTTCTCCGTGGAGCCGGCAATCGTTCATAGGGACATAACATCGTCGAACATATTCGTGGAGAAGGACATGAGGATCAAAGTTGGGGATTTTGGGCTATCGAGGCTTCTGGTGTTCGAGTCATTGTCGTCGAAGTCGTCAGGGTACGTATGGACGGGGCCGCAGGGAACGCCGGGGTACTTGGATCCAGAGTACCATAGATCGTTCAGATTGACGGAAAAGAGTGATGTGTACAGCTTTGGGGTGGTGCTGTTCGAGCTGATATCAGGAATGAAGGCAGTAGACCTGAGTAGGGATAAGAGGGAAGTGTCCTTGGCGGATATGGTGGTTTTAAAGATCCAGGTGGGATCGCTGCATCAGGTGGTGGACCCCTTTCTCCTCCCGGAAGGAGATGATGCCATTCTCATGGGTTCCGTCGAAGCCATGGCGGAGCTTGCTTTCCGGTGTGTTGCCGCCGATAAGGACGACCGGCCGGATGCCAGGGAGCTGGTGACGGAGTTGAAGCGTATTCGCAACCGTACACGTGGACATTGA
- the LOC122672889 gene encoding LOB domain-containing protein 27-like isoform X1, whose translation MTVKGGTSQACAACKYQRRKCASDCALAPYFPPDKPKMFQNAHRLFGVSNILKILKQLSPSQKNDAMYSINFQAYLREKFPVHGCYGYICQLRFQIDQIQQELLAVQTQLALYRQQHHNHLLSSSSSPPPQHSPSSQLQLGMATSPTTNNSLPFFHHSYNQTFNTGISLDPNNGNNISNNVNAYNTAVYVDSKDNIVNPLWIQNQNPYNNASNTSSNNNSAASVSQAPLLISQMLPSQQELTETPQDYDEIPPFFDTIDDRQSYIDSKEAYDSSSSEDSLKGTTQSMSMFRIMN comes from the exons ATGACCGTGAAGGGCGGCACCAGCCAAGCCTGTGCTGCGTGCAAGTACCAAAGAAGGAAGTGCGCTTCTGATTGTGCTCTTGCACCATACTTCCCTCCAGACAAGCCCAAGATGTTCCAGAATGCACATAGATTGTTTGGTGTAAGTAATATTCTCAAGATATTGAAGCAACTGAGCCCAAGTCAGAAGAATGATGCCATGTATTCCATCAACTTCCAAGCCTACTTGCGTGAGAAGTTTCCCGTCCATGGTTGTTATGGTTACATCTGTCAACTCAGGTTCCAGATTGATCAGATTCAACAGGAGCTCCTTGCTGTTCAGACCCAGCTTGCCCTGTATCGACAGCAGCACCACAACCAcctcctctcctcctcctcatcacctCCACCACAACATTCCCCTtcttcccaattacaattgggcaTGGCTACCTCACCTACAACAAACAattctctccctttcttccaCCATTCATATAATCAGACTTTCAATACTGGAATTTCTCTTGATCCCAACAATGGAAACAATATTTCTAATAATGTTAATGCTTACAACACAGCTGTTTATGTAGATTCTAAGGATAATATAGTGAACCCTTTATGGATTCAAAATCAGAATCCTTATAACAATGCATCCAACACTAGTAGCAACAATAATTCAGCAGCATCAGTTAGTCAAGCGCCATTGCTCATCTCTCAAATGCTTCCTAGCCAACAAGAACTAACAGAAACTCCACAAGATTATGATGAAATCCCTCCATTTTTCGACACTATTGACGATAGACAATCTTACATTGATTCCAAAGAGGCTTATGATTCCAG CAGCTCGGAGGATTCATTGAAGGGTACGACGCAATCGATGAGTATGTTCAGGATAATGAACTAA